Proteins found in one Bacillus sp. (in: firmicutes) genomic segment:
- the pseH gene encoding UDP-4-amino-4,6-dideoxy-N-acetyl-beta-L-altrosamine N-acetyltransferase produces the protein MHFVTLKEDHLELVLQWRTSEHVTRYMFTDIEYNLENQYQWFKRISNDSTCMYWVIYSKEQPMGLVSLNDIDEINHRATWAYYIGDLNYAMVGAMIGPYLYNYAFEKFNLHKLIGEVMAENLNVRKIHQMHGSREVGFYKNHVFKNGQFHDVYIYEMLAEDWEKQKGKFRKYVGVFEE, from the coding sequence ATGCATTTTGTTACGTTGAAAGAAGATCATCTTGAACTTGTTTTACAGTGGCGGACAAGCGAGCATGTAACACGCTATATGTTTACAGATATCGAGTACAACTTGGAAAATCAATACCAATGGTTTAAGCGAATTTCAAATGATTCAACTTGCATGTACTGGGTAATTTATTCTAAGGAACAGCCAATGGGGCTTGTTTCTCTTAATGATATTGATGAAATTAACCATCGGGCTACTTGGGCATATTATATCGGTGATTTGAATTATGCGATGGTAGGCGCGATGATTGGGCCTTATTTATATAACTATGCCTTTGAAAAATTTAATTTACACAAGTTGATTGGCGAAGTAATGGCCGAGAATCTTAATGTCCGAAAAATACATCAAATGCATGGCAGCCGTGAGGTAGGCTTTTATAAAAATCATGTATTCAAAAATGGTCAGTTTCATGATGTTTATATTTATGAAATGCTTGCCGAAGATTGGGAGAAGCAAAAAGGGAAGTTTAGAAAGTATGTAGGGGTGTTTGAGGAATGA
- the pseC gene encoding UDP-4-amino-4,6-dideoxy-N-acetyl-beta-L-altrosamine transaminase, which yields MTLAIYGGKPVRDTYLSYGQQWIDEEDIQVVLETLKSPFITQGPKIVEFEQAVADYVGAKYAVAFANGTAALHGACFAAGISQGDEVITTPITFAASSNCVLYCGGKPVFVDIDEETYTISPEKIKDAITPNTKAIIPVDFTGQPVDLDTICEIAKEHNLVIIEDAAHSLGATYKGYKVGTKADMTMFSFHPVKHITTGEGGIIATNSEDYAEKLRLFRSHGIRNYNLSKDEGPWYYEMVDLGYNYRMTDLQAALGISQLRKLDEFVERRREIAGIYNQEFTNLNGVKIPTQLEGTNSSWHLYMLCLELEKLQVSRREIFEALRAENIGVHVHYLPVYFHPYYQRLGYEKGLCPIAEKWYETALTIPLFPKMTEEDVMSVVEAISKVVRYYTK from the coding sequence ATGACACTTGCAATCTATGGCGGAAAGCCAGTCCGCGATACGTATCTTTCTTATGGACAGCAATGGATTGATGAAGAGGACATTCAAGTAGTCTTGGAAACATTAAAAAGTCCGTTTATTACCCAAGGACCTAAAATCGTAGAATTTGAACAAGCGGTGGCAGATTATGTTGGTGCAAAATATGCTGTTGCTTTTGCTAATGGCACGGCTGCCCTGCATGGAGCTTGTTTTGCAGCAGGAATTAGCCAAGGGGATGAGGTAATTACAACACCGATTACGTTTGCGGCAAGCAGCAACTGTGTTCTTTATTGCGGGGGAAAGCCGGTTTTTGTTGATATTGATGAAGAAACCTATACTATATCTCCTGAAAAAATTAAGGACGCGATTACACCAAATACAAAGGCGATTATTCCTGTGGACTTTACTGGGCAGCCTGTTGATTTAGATACGATATGTGAAATTGCAAAGGAACATAATCTAGTAATCATTGAAGATGCCGCCCATTCTTTAGGTGCTACCTATAAAGGTTATAAAGTAGGAACAAAGGCAGACATGACGATGTTCAGCTTCCACCCTGTTAAGCATATTACAACAGGTGAGGGTGGAATAATTGCTACAAATTCAGAAGACTATGCAGAAAAACTTCGATTATTCCGTTCCCATGGCATTCGCAATTATAATTTATCAAAGGACGAAGGTCCTTGGTATTATGAAATGGTTGATTTAGGTTATAACTATCGAATGACTGACTTACAAGCAGCATTAGGTATATCGCAATTGCGAAAGCTAGATGAGTTTGTAGAAAGAAGAAGGGAAATAGCGGGAATTTACAATCAGGAGTTTACAAACTTAAATGGTGTAAAAATTCCTACTCAATTAGAAGGAACAAACTCTAGTTGGCATTTGTATATGTTATGTCTTGAGTTAGAAAAACTTCAAGTAAGCAGAAGGGAAATTTTTGAGGCATTGCGTGCTGAAAATATCGGTGTACATGTTCACTATTTGCCTGTTTATTTCCATCCATACTACCAAAGACTAGGTTACGAAAAAGGATTGTGCCCAATTGCAGAGAAATGGTATGAAACTGCGTTAACGATTCCATTGTTTCCAAAAATGACAGAAGAAGATGTTATGTCTGTTGTTGAGGCTATATCGAAGGTAGTTCGGTATTATACGAAGTAA
- a CDS encoding acyl-protein synthetase, with the protein MSELSFQQPFQLRKEEKQAFLLRKLTELTLFHNGHCESYQNILRTFPFAEIPASLVEIPYLPVQLFKMLELYSVPREEIFKTLTSSGTTSQQVSKIFVDRETAMLQSKALAAIVTSFIGKKRLPMMIIDSKNILKDRKAFSARGAGIIGFSNFGRDHFYVLDEQMNIDFQGLESFLAKHQGEKILTFGFTFMVWRYFYQACKAKGVKLNFNDGILIHGGGWKKLQDEAVSTKDFNKAMLEQFQIQHVHNYYGMVEQVGSIFMECEYGHFHAPDYADVLIRDPHSLKLLPFQEKGLVQVLSILPKSYPGHSLLTEDLGTILGEDDCLCNRMGKYFAIEGRLPKAELRGCSDTHAFEAVKK; encoded by the coding sequence ATGAGCGAGCTTTCATTTCAACAACCTTTTCAATTAAGGAAGGAAGAAAAACAAGCCTTTTTGTTACGTAAATTAACTGAATTGACCCTTTTTCATAATGGGCATTGTGAGTCATATCAAAATATTTTACGGACATTTCCTTTTGCCGAAATTCCTGCAAGTCTTGTGGAAATACCGTATTTGCCTGTGCAATTATTTAAAATGCTGGAGCTGTATTCCGTTCCAAGGGAAGAGATTTTTAAAACACTTACATCAAGCGGAACGACATCACAGCAAGTTTCGAAAATTTTTGTTGATAGGGAAACAGCGATGCTACAATCAAAGGCGTTGGCAGCAATTGTTACCTCATTCATAGGCAAAAAAAGACTGCCGATGATGATAATTGATTCAAAAAATATTTTAAAAGACCGCAAGGCTTTTAGTGCACGAGGAGCGGGGATTATCGGTTTTTCGAATTTTGGCAGGGATCATTTTTATGTGCTTGATGAGCAAATGAACATAGATTTCCAAGGCTTGGAAAGTTTTCTTGCCAAGCATCAAGGTGAAAAAATTTTAACGTTTGGGTTTACGTTCATGGTGTGGCGTTATTTTTATCAAGCATGTAAAGCAAAAGGGGTGAAGCTTAATTTCAACGACGGAATTTTAATTCATGGCGGTGGCTGGAAGAAGCTTCAGGATGAAGCGGTCAGTACGAAGGATTTTAACAAAGCGATGCTGGAGCAATTTCAGATTCAACATGTCCATAATTATTACGGAATGGTTGAGCAAGTCGGATCAATTTTTATGGAATGTGAATATGGGCATTTTCATGCTCCTGATTATGCAGATGTTTTGATTCGTGACCCTCATTCCTTAAAGCTATTGCCCTTTCAAGAAAAAGGACTCGTGCAAGTATTAAGTATTTTACCGAAAAGCTATCCGGGCCATAGCCTCCTAACGGAAGATCTCGGGACGATTTTAGGTGAGGATGATTGTCTCTGTAACCGTATGGGGAAATATTTCGCCATTGAAGGCAGGCTACCAAAGGCTGAATTAAGAGGTTGTAGTGATACACATGCTTTTGAGGCGGTGAAGAAGTGA
- the pseI gene encoding pseudaminic acid synthase yields MIKLKIGDRQIGRGYKPFIIAEMSGNHNQSLEKALQIVEAAAKAGVDALKLQTYTADTMTLDINEGEFFIDNEDSLWKGQSLYNLYKEAYTPWEWHEPIFKRCRELGLVAFSSPFDETAVDFLEKLNVPCYKIASFENTDIPLIEKVASTGKPLIISTGMATVAELDESVQAARKAGCKDIILLKCTSTYPASAENSNLLTIPHLRELFQCEVGLSDHTMGIGIGVASVALGATVIEKHFTTSRAEGGTDSAFSMEPDEMKALVTETEKAWKSLGEISYGPTKAEQASLKDRRSLYVTEDIRAGEVLTKENIKAIRPGFGLAPKHLKNVLGKTAKVNIKKGTPLSWELL; encoded by the coding sequence GTGATAAAGTTGAAAATTGGTGATCGACAAATTGGAAGAGGTTATAAACCTTTTATAATAGCTGAAATGTCTGGCAACCATAACCAATCATTGGAAAAGGCATTACAAATTGTGGAGGCTGCTGCCAAGGCTGGTGTTGATGCACTGAAACTACAAACATATACAGCTGATACGATGACATTAGATATAAATGAAGGTGAGTTTTTTATTGATAACGAAGACAGCTTATGGAAAGGCCAATCGCTTTATAATCTATACAAGGAGGCCTATACTCCGTGGGAGTGGCATGAACCGATTTTTAAACGGTGCCGTGAATTAGGTTTAGTTGCCTTCAGTTCTCCTTTTGATGAAACAGCGGTTGATTTTTTAGAAAAATTAAATGTACCTTGTTACAAGATTGCTTCTTTTGAAAATACGGATATTCCCCTTATTGAGAAAGTAGCTTCAACAGGAAAACCCCTCATTATCTCAACTGGAATGGCAACTGTAGCCGAGTTGGATGAATCTGTGCAGGCAGCTAGAAAAGCAGGCTGTAAAGATATTATTCTTTTAAAATGTACGAGTACATATCCAGCATCAGCGGAAAATTCGAATCTACTAACAATTCCACATCTGCGTGAGCTGTTCCAATGTGAAGTTGGCTTGTCAGATCACACGATGGGAATTGGAATCGGCGTTGCCAGTGTCGCTTTAGGGGCAACGGTGATTGAAAAGCATTTTACCACTTCAAGAGCAGAAGGTGGGACAGACTCAGCTTTTTCAATGGAGCCTGATGAAATGAAGGCATTGGTTACGGAAACGGAAAAAGCATGGAAAAGCCTAGGGGAAATTAGCTATGGTCCAACAAAAGCTGAACAAGCATCACTAAAGGACCGGCGCTCATTATATGTTACTGAAGATATTCGTGCAGGTGAAGTTTTAACGAAAGAAAATATAAAAGCCATTCGACCAGGCTTTGGTCTAGCGCCGAAACATTTAAAAAATGTGCTTGGTAAAACAGCGAAAGTAAACATTAAAAAAGGTACCCCATTATCATGGGAATTACTATAA
- a CDS encoding flagellar hook-associated protein 2 — protein MVDGIRFSGLASGMDTQSIVESMMRAQRLPLDRLMQKKQVLEWQRDSYRDMNKLMKEFDEFIFDGIWRQSNMLKRKATTSNDQYVTATANAEAGNIAYKIENVKLATAARRVSTDAISDAGNGKLDPTKSLWSQKDKVNTGFEWKQDKFATKDNFGVGEGGAKEFQLSKGAISDLPSAITVKVEGIDTQFSVITEENFDIDTLGANEVYIDTNTGKMTFGRMLDADQTFSVSFKQSYLEFSIKTYNDKGEAQYTDFKIDGAKSLNQMFDTINASSAGVSAFYDEGSDKVSISRKQTGNFNENGVEMSFLNINRDADGKIVSRDGDATLFTDVLKVGTETGGTDNTFTINGLETSRKSNTFTMNGVTFTLKKDMADGEYTTINTSTDTDAIVQTIKDFVNKYNEMIEKINGKLTEERFRTFTPLSDEQKAGMKDKEIEQWEEKAKSGLLRRDSMLTSGLSTMRIDLYTEVKSTPDSRTHNDYNQLSEIGIKTSKDYLERGKLEIDENKLRAAIEDNPEAVYQLFMADSPKSKSDSSRYGELGLARRLRESIDNTMRKVEEKAGNSYKTEHGYSMGKDLLRIKADMTNWEERLKQMEKRYWNQFNSMEKAMQRMNDQSNQLMAQLSSMYSK, from the coding sequence ATGGTAGATGGCATTCGTTTTAGTGGGTTAGCAAGTGGAATGGATACCCAATCTATAGTAGAGTCAATGATGAGAGCGCAAAGGTTGCCCTTAGACCGCTTAATGCAAAAAAAGCAAGTACTTGAATGGCAACGCGATAGTTATCGTGACATGAATAAATTGATGAAGGAATTTGACGAATTTATTTTTGATGGGATTTGGCGTCAATCCAATATGCTGAAAAGAAAAGCAACGACGTCAAACGACCAATATGTGACAGCGACGGCAAATGCTGAAGCTGGGAATATAGCTTATAAGATCGAAAATGTGAAGTTGGCTACCGCTGCTAGACGGGTGAGCACTGATGCAATTAGTGATGCTGGTAACGGTAAGTTAGATCCAACGAAAAGTTTGTGGTCACAGAAAGATAAAGTTAATACAGGATTTGAGTGGAAACAAGATAAATTTGCTACAAAAGATAATTTCGGTGTCGGTGAAGGTGGCGCAAAAGAATTCCAATTATCAAAAGGTGCTATCTCGGATTTGCCATCTGCAATTACGGTTAAAGTTGAAGGAATTGATACTCAATTTAGTGTTATAACCGAAGAAAATTTTGATATAGATACATTAGGTGCAAATGAAGTTTATATAGATACTAATACTGGAAAAATGACGTTTGGAAGGATGCTAGATGCTGACCAAACTTTTAGTGTCAGCTTTAAACAAAGTTACCTCGAGTTTTCTATCAAAACATATAATGATAAAGGGGAAGCCCAATACACCGATTTTAAAATAGATGGTGCAAAAAGCTTGAATCAAATGTTTGATACAATCAACGCTTCAAGTGCTGGGGTAAGTGCGTTTTATGATGAAGGCTCTGATAAAGTTTCAATATCCAGAAAACAAACAGGTAATTTTAATGAAAATGGCGTAGAAATGTCATTTCTCAATATTAACAGAGATGCAGATGGAAAGATTGTTAGTCGAGATGGGGATGCTACCTTATTTACAGATGTCTTAAAAGTTGGTACTGAAACAGGTGGAACAGATAACACGTTTACAATTAATGGTTTGGAAACATCCCGCAAGTCGAACACATTCACAATGAACGGTGTTACTTTTACATTAAAAAAGGATATGGCGGATGGAGAATATACAACAATCAATACAAGCACCGACACCGATGCCATCGTGCAAACAATTAAAGACTTCGTTAACAAGTATAATGAAATGATTGAAAAAATAAACGGAAAGCTTACGGAAGAGCGTTTTCGCACCTTCACACCACTGTCAGACGAACAAAAAGCTGGAATGAAGGATAAAGAAATTGAACAGTGGGAAGAAAAAGCGAAAAGCGGTTTGCTTCGCCGTGATTCCATGTTAACAAGTGGATTATCGACGATGCGCATAGATTTATATACTGAGGTTAAATCAACACCAGACTCACGTACACACAATGATTATAATCAACTCTCTGAAATTGGTATAAAAACATCGAAGGATTATTTAGAACGAGGTAAGCTAGAAATTGATGAAAATAAATTGCGAGCAGCAATTGAAGATAATCCTGAAGCTGTTTATCAATTATTTATGGCAGACAGCCCAAAATCAAAGTCTGATTCATCGAGATATGGTGAACTAGGTCTAGCCCGCCGTCTTCGTGAATCAATCGATAATACAATGAGGAAAGTTGAAGAAAAAGCAGGAAATTCGTATAAAACAGAACACGGTTATTCGATGGGAAAAGATTTGCTTAGAATTAAAGCCGATATGACGAACTGGGAAGAACGACTAAAGCAAATGGAAAAGCGCTATTGGAATCAATTCAATTCCATGGAAAAAGCGATGCAAAGAATGAATGACCAATCAAATCAGCTAATGGCACAATTATCTAGTATGTACAGTAAATAA
- a CDS encoding acyl-CoA reductase: MKCLIPNVENWQGHFEELVKLPFLGLFNETASDFLADLSKQILTNKKMRQYPELIATGFWLRQGHIHELQQDFNNRFGGRLILPRGVVFHIAPSNVDSIFLYSWVLSLLAGNSNIIRLSTRQDEQLGILLGLIEKTLAKEEYLELRRRNMIVSYPHDEQVTKLFSNKCHVRVIWGGDATIQAIRAIPLKPIATELVFADRFSSVVLSAQHVLRASDEDFEQLLHHFYNDAFWFQQMACSSPRMIAWIGETEQITKAEARFWQGLQKKLEQEKHSISAALHMTRLSTAFYYGAQAESTAVSIADNTSSLRVEMSTLNKNIREVHCGGGIFLEMVFSSLAELAPVFNEKDQTLSYYGFTKKELVEFVMTLQGRGIDRIVPVGQALDFHEIWDGYHLLTYFTREIDLR, from the coding sequence GTGAAGTGTTTAATTCCGAATGTTGAGAATTGGCAGGGTCATTTTGAAGAACTAGTGAAGCTACCTTTTTTAGGATTGTTCAATGAAACTGCGAGTGATTTTTTAGCTGATCTTTCAAAGCAAATTTTGACGAATAAAAAAATGCGCCAATATCCTGAGTTAATAGCGACGGGATTTTGGTTGCGGCAGGGGCATATTCACGAGCTACAGCAAGATTTTAATAACCGCTTTGGGGGCAGGCTAATTCTTCCTCGTGGGGTTGTCTTTCATATTGCGCCATCAAATGTTGATTCAATTTTTCTTTATTCTTGGGTGCTTTCGCTCCTTGCTGGTAATTCGAATATTATTCGCTTGTCAACGAGGCAGGATGAGCAGTTAGGAATCCTTCTGGGGCTTATCGAAAAGACGCTTGCTAAGGAAGAGTATCTAGAGTTAAGAAGACGAAATATGATTGTGTCGTATCCGCATGATGAACAAGTAACTAAATTGTTTTCGAACAAATGTCATGTCCGCGTCATTTGGGGTGGTGATGCGACAATTCAAGCGATTCGGGCGATACCGCTAAAACCAATCGCAACAGAACTTGTTTTTGCCGATCGGTTTTCTTCTGTTGTATTGTCGGCACAACACGTCTTACGTGCAAGTGATGAAGATTTTGAACAGCTTCTTCATCATTTTTATAATGATGCATTTTGGTTCCAGCAAATGGCCTGCTCATCCCCGCGCATGATTGCTTGGATTGGTGAAACGGAACAAATTACGAAAGCCGAAGCGCGCTTTTGGCAAGGTCTTCAGAAAAAACTTGAACAAGAAAAGCATTCTATTTCTGCGGCGCTACATATGACAAGATTATCAACAGCTTTTTACTACGGAGCACAAGCGGAATCGACTGCTGTTTCAATTGCAGATAACACTTCTTCATTGCGAGTGGAAATGAGTACTCTGAATAAAAATATTCGTGAAGTACATTGTGGCGGTGGAATTTTCTTGGAGATGGTTTTTTCAAGTTTAGCTGAGTTAGCACCTGTTTTTAATGAGAAAGACCAAACATTATCTTATTATGGTTTTACGAAAAAGGAGTTGGTAGAATTCGTTATGACACTCCAAGGGCGGGGAATTGATCGAATTGTTCCTGTTGGTCAAGCATTAGATTTTCACGAAATATGGGATGGCTATCATCTTTTAACATATTTTACGAGAGAAATTGATTTGCGGTAG
- a CDS encoding Uma2 family endonuclease, which translates to MSNKKTKVNEELDPYDYQEERYELIEGIRYDIQAAPMIRHQQLVTYFWRCFEDLCAPEGLVLTSPIDVKFDEDNEFQPDVVYIMNENLHIVTEKKIIGTPDIIIEILSPSTSYNDKIRKKRVYERFGVKEYWIVDPVHLYVDQFVLTNKKYFLANTYGSKDVIRSELLSCIKIDLESIFSKLLVFDKD; encoded by the coding sequence ATGTCAAATAAAAAAACGAAAGTAAACGAGGAGCTAGATCCATATGATTATCAAGAAGAACGCTATGAATTGATTGAAGGAATCCGCTATGATATACAAGCAGCACCAATGATTAGGCACCAGCAATTAGTCACTTATTTTTGGAGATGTTTTGAAGATTTGTGTGCGCCTGAGGGACTAGTGCTTACCTCGCCGATTGATGTCAAATTTGATGAGGATAATGAATTCCAGCCTGATGTCGTTTACATAATGAACGAAAATCTTCATATTGTCACCGAAAAAAAGATTATTGGCACCCCTGACATCATCATTGAAATCCTATCACCAAGTACAAGCTACAATGACAAAATCCGCAAAAAAAGAGTGTACGAACGGTTTGGTGTAAAAGAATATTGGATTGTTGACCCCGTTCATTTGTATGTTGACCAATTTGTTCTTACCAACAAAAAATACTTCCTTGCGAACACCTACGGTTCTAAAGATGTTATCCGCTCAGAATTACTTTCCTGTATAAAAATCGACCTTGAAAGCATTTTTAGCAAATTATTAGTATTTGACAAGGATTAA
- a CDS encoding SDR family NAD(P)-dependent oxidoreductase, translating into MKILLTGGAGFIGRAVAKRLLADGHKVWILDDLSNGREENIEEFKDKLESFIIGDIKNEQLLEQLFTENSFDICYHLGASINVQDSIDDPRTTFNNDTVGTFYIMEQCRKHQTKVVFMSTCMVYDRCMDEHGITETHPIKPASPYAGAKIAAENMVLSYYHAYGLPTVVIRPFNTYGPFQKTGGEGGVVAIFIKKKLAGETLNIYGEGTQTRDLLYVDDCADFVVQAGYSNQVNGEIVNAGLGRDISVNDLAMLIVNDSSRIEHIEHIHPQSEIQKLLCNYNKAKELLDWEPKVSLEEGIRRTEEWIKTSHLM; encoded by the coding sequence ATGAAAATTTTACTTACAGGTGGAGCGGGCTTTATTGGGCGGGCAGTCGCTAAAAGATTGCTTGCTGATGGCCATAAAGTTTGGATTTTAGATGATTTATCCAATGGCAGGGAAGAAAATATTGAAGAATTTAAAGATAAGTTAGAGTCTTTCATTATTGGTGATATTAAAAATGAACAGCTTTTAGAGCAGCTTTTTACAGAAAACTCGTTTGATATTTGCTATCATCTTGGTGCTTCTATAAATGTCCAAGATTCAATTGATGATCCACGGACAACCTTTAATAATGACACAGTTGGTACTTTTTACATTATGGAACAATGTCGCAAGCATCAAACAAAAGTGGTGTTCATGAGTACATGTATGGTTTATGACCGCTGCATGGATGAACACGGAATTACAGAAACTCATCCAATTAAACCAGCATCACCCTATGCTGGAGCAAAAATTGCCGCTGAAAATATGGTGTTATCATATTATCATGCTTATGGGTTGCCAACGGTTGTAATTCGTCCTTTTAATACATATGGACCGTTCCAAAAAACGGGTGGAGAAGGTGGCGTTGTTGCCATTTTTATTAAGAAAAAGCTTGCCGGTGAAACTTTGAATATTTATGGGGAAGGTACGCAAACAAGGGATTTGCTCTATGTGGATGATTGTGCTGATTTTGTTGTTCAAGCTGGATATTCTAATCAAGTAAATGGTGAAATTGTCAATGCTGGATTGGGAAGGGATATTTCTGTGAACGACCTAGCAATGTTAATTGTAAATGATTCGTCAAGAATTGAACATATTGAGCATATTCACCCGCAAAGTGAAATCCAAAAATTATTATGTAATTATAATAAGGCTAAAGAATTGTTAGACTGGGAACCGAAGGTTAGTTTAGAAGAAGGAATTAGAAGAACAGAGGAATGGATTAAAACGAGCCACCTAATGTAA
- the pseG gene encoding UDP-2,4-diacetamido-2,4,6-trideoxy-beta-L-altropyranose hydrolase: MHILIRSDASTKIGSGHIMRCLTLADMLRTEGATVYFICRELEGHLCDFVKAKGYECLRSTNSKQTFEQKKDAEETLRLIEWNGLKVDLIIVDHYQINEQWEQIVRESIPKIMVIDDLANRKHDCDVLLDQNYFKDFENRYDDLVPARCKKLLGLQYLLLRPEFYEENTVVVKKNKSIQDVLVFYGGSDPTNETMKVLDALEYIDLSELTIHVVVGCSNANRKIIEKRCQDRGIHFYVQIDYLAQLMKKADLALGAGGVTMWERMTLGLPSIVTVVAENQMASTEAAAEFGAVWNLGWHENVKVSDLVDIINSTIENPEDLKEMSKKARTLLQADIKFKIHPVVEAIWDTEISSLSQ; encoded by the coding sequence ATGCATATTTTAATCCGTTCCGATGCCTCAACTAAGATTGGTTCTGGTCATATTATGCGCTGTTTGACATTGGCCGATATGTTGCGGACAGAGGGAGCAACGGTTTATTTTATTTGTCGTGAACTTGAGGGGCATCTATGTGATTTTGTTAAAGCAAAAGGGTACGAATGCTTACGAAGTACAAATAGTAAACAGACGTTTGAACAAAAAAAAGATGCCGAGGAAACTTTGCGTTTAATAGAGTGGAATGGATTAAAGGTTGACCTTATTATCGTCGATCATTACCAAATCAATGAACAATGGGAGCAAATCGTTCGCGAATCTATACCGAAGATCATGGTCATTGATGATTTAGCCAATCGAAAGCATGATTGCGATGTTCTTCTTGATCAAAACTATTTTAAGGATTTCGAAAACAGGTACGATGATTTAGTTCCGGCTAGATGTAAAAAGCTACTTGGACTCCAATATCTATTGCTCCGTCCTGAATTTTATGAAGAAAATACTGTCGTCGTTAAAAAGAATAAATCGATTCAAGATGTTTTAGTTTTTTATGGTGGATCTGACCCAACAAATGAAACAATGAAGGTTTTGGATGCGTTGGAATATATCGATTTGTCTGAACTTACTATCCATGTTGTTGTCGGCTGCTCTAACGCTAATAGAAAAATTATTGAAAAAAGATGTCAGGATAGGGGAATTCATTTTTATGTGCAAATTGACTATCTTGCCCAATTGATGAAAAAAGCGGATTTAGCGTTAGGTGCGGGTGGAGTAACGATGTGGGAACGAATGACCCTTGGATTACCTTCAATTGTAACGGTTGTTGCCGAAAATCAAATGGCATCAACAGAAGCAGCAGCTGAATTCGGGGCGGTTTGGAATTTAGGTTGGCATGAAAATGTAAAAGTATCGGATCTTGTCGATATAATAAATAGTACTATTGAAAATCCTGAAGACCTTAAGGAAATGTCCAAAAAGGCTAGGACCCTTTTGCAAGCTGATATAAAATTCAAAATACATCCAGTTGTTGAAGCAATCTGGGACACGGAGATAAGTTCGTTGTCCCAATAA
- the flaG gene encoding flagellar protein FlaG — MKIDGSSSQMQLQSSPKQELETKKTLELNVNEQQELQKINQERQEKEKLQQELTKEDLKNVVNGLNEFLKPTFTSLNFKVHEELDRYYVEVVDQETKKVIREIPSKELLDMYAKMTEYLGLFIDKKL, encoded by the coding sequence ATGAAAATTGACGGTAGTAGTTCACAAATGCAATTACAATCAAGCCCCAAGCAGGAGCTTGAAACAAAAAAAACACTAGAACTAAATGTTAATGAGCAACAAGAATTACAAAAAATAAATCAAGAGAGACAAGAAAAAGAAAAGCTACAGCAGGAACTAACAAAAGAGGATTTAAAAAATGTTGTAAACGGCTTGAACGAATTTTTAAAGCCAACATTTACGTCGTTGAATTTTAAAGTACATGAAGAATTGGATCGATATTATGTTGAGGTTGTTGACCAGGAAACTAAAAAAGTAATTCGTGAAATTCCTTCAAAAGAATTGCTAGACATGTATGCAAAAATGACAGAATACTTAGGTTTATTTATCGACAAAAAGTTATAG
- a CDS encoding NTP transferase domain-containing protein has translation MKTIIIIQARMGSTRLPGKILKPLGDSVVLDYVVSRCKQVKNVDKVIVATSTLPQDDAVEQWCLKNNVDCFRGSEEDVLARYYECAVQIQPDYVIRVTADCPFVDYELANDVIAEMEKNPADIMLLNGNLPRGLAVEMVSFSSLEYIYNSGHESRHREHVTYYAYEYLQLFQVTTVTVPVEKQHPELRITLDTEEDYQLCQAVANHFQGDKLVSSQTVVNFLVERPKVAKLNAHIEQKPVV, from the coding sequence ATGAAAACAATCATTATTATTCAAGCACGCATGGGATCCACACGGCTACCTGGAAAAATATTAAAGCCTCTTGGTGACAGCGTCGTGCTTGATTATGTTGTTTCAAGGTGCAAGCAAGTTAAAAATGTTGATAAAGTCATTGTTGCTACGTCAACGCTACCGCAAGATGATGCAGTTGAACAATGGTGTTTGAAAAATAATGTTGATTGCTTCCGTGGTTCAGAGGAAGACGTGTTGGCACGGTATTATGAGTGTGCAGTGCAGATTCAGCCTGACTACGTCATACGAGTAACGGCCGATTGCCCATTTGTTGATTACGAGCTAGCGAACGACGTTATTGCTGAAATGGAAAAGAATCCAGCAGATATCATGCTGCTTAACGGAAATCTGCCACGGGGACTAGCGGTTGAAATGGTTTCGTTTTCATCCTTAGAATACATCTACAATAGTGGTCATGAATCGCGCCATCGGGAGCATGTTACGTATTATGCTTATGAGTATCTGCAGCTATTTCAGGTAACTACAGTAACAGTGCCAGTTGAGAAGCAACATCCTGAACTGCGGATTACATTAGACACGGAAGAAGATTATCAACTTTGTCAAGCTGTTGCTAATCATTTTCAAGGGGATAAGCTTGTTTCGTCCCAAACGGTTGTGAATTTTTTAGTAGAACGTCCGAAAGTTGCCAAGCTAAATGCCCATATTGAGCAAAAGCCGGTTGTTTAA